A DNA window from Pseudodesulfovibrio thermohalotolerans contains the following coding sequences:
- a CDS encoding FMN-binding protein, producing the protein MSGKTVERISAIAALIILLAAWIAGGVRSKGATLERIGNISEEIVDVRQVGPSVYEGHRRGDAGDKLCIAVAEHPGYGGPVQVAVVMNSAGIIERIALVDTTDTTTYVSRVLDAGVLDAFLGTSASRPPKVDAVTGATLSSTAMIKAANKAAAHIKGTAGESGPVAVSPDEMVKAGLTAALFLAALLISSRFFRWNKTYARLGLLTAATVILGFLYGTQPSLASLALLLAGFWTKGLASYTALICLVLAFVVFFATKKNLYCAMICPFGGLQEGLGRITKRSPPERTAWMKWISRGFALTALSAALYFRNPSDAEYTPFGMAFSFIGSTAIFALTVLILVASLVVKRPWCALLCPATPVFDYLAFMRNWLTRGRKKEKQS; encoded by the coding sequence TTGTCCGGAAAGACCGTCGAACGCATATCGGCCATCGCCGCCCTCATCATCCTGCTCGCGGCCTGGATCGCGGGCGGGGTGCGCTCCAAGGGGGCGACCCTGGAGCGCATCGGAAACATTTCCGAGGAAATCGTCGACGTCAGGCAGGTCGGCCCCTCGGTCTACGAAGGACACCGCCGTGGCGACGCCGGGGACAAGCTCTGCATCGCCGTCGCCGAACATCCCGGCTACGGCGGGCCGGTCCAGGTCGCAGTGGTGATGAACTCGGCCGGGATAATTGAGCGGATCGCTCTCGTCGACACCACCGACACCACCACCTACGTCAGCCGCGTGCTGGATGCGGGCGTACTGGACGCCTTCCTCGGCACGAGCGCGTCCCGGCCGCCCAAGGTCGACGCCGTCACCGGCGCAACCCTGTCCTCCACGGCCATGATAAAAGCCGCCAACAAAGCCGCCGCGCACATCAAGGGCACCGCCGGGGAAAGCGGCCCGGTCGCGGTCTCTCCCGACGAAATGGTGAAGGCGGGCCTGACCGCTGCGCTGTTCCTCGCCGCACTCCTCATCTCCAGCCGATTCTTCCGATGGAACAAGACATACGCCCGGCTGGGCCTGCTGACAGCGGCCACCGTGATACTCGGTTTCCTGTACGGCACCCAGCCGTCCCTCGCCTCCCTCGCACTGCTTCTGGCCGGTTTCTGGACCAAGGGGTTGGCGTCCTATACGGCACTGATCTGCCTCGTCCTGGCCTTCGTCGTATTCTTCGCCACGAAAAAGAATTTGTACTGCGCCATGATCTGCCCCTTCGGCGGCCTGCAGGAAGGGCTGGGCAGAATCACCAAACGCTCACCGCCCGAGAGAACCGCCTGGATGAAATGGATTTCGCGCGGCTTCGCCCTGACGGCCCTGAGCGCCGCGCTCTACTTCCGCAATCCGTCCGACGCCGAGTACACGCCGTTCGGGATGGCCTTCTCCTTCATCGGCTCCACGGCGATCTTCGCCCTCACCGTTCTGATCCTGGTGGCCTCCCTCGTAGTGAAGCGGCCCTGGTGCGCGCTCCTGTGCCCGGCCACGCCCGTGTTCGATTACCTCGCCTTCATGCGCAACTGGCTCACGCGCGGCAGGAAGAAGGAGAAACAGTCATGA
- a CDS encoding 4Fe-4S dicluster domain-containing protein, which produces MANEHNALDIINDPKNRVTDAGNAGAGENGNDVGEPSGENKGVSRRNFLKFGGVAAAAATMAGAAGAGFAVGRSDDAYTGYGRTFQGGDQFFNREPFRCDVPVMMEPVGKVVRPEWTEYLFLRLRALVDIIKSGKWTPDMGVEALPGPVGDHYRARPGELEIMLESLQRNVKRAEAWKKGKNKRYALAGAYNMALRLGGMELPGHVQRIPEDPHDEHMRTGKPIPPEDWDYRGIWREKPMEFKSPKHASVLIKRMAHQFGMSLVGITKFDPRFMFKGVMRGMPDKGHYTWGDKVPEHWKSIIIFGVPMNWDGTYAAVGYSTSFDAYFRSRVAASLMERFIRELGYPARAQFPGSNYEIMMSPYVQLAGLGQYSRAGVVMVPELGANFRPAAIVTNIEFEYDKPIDVKMADFCKKCKICAEQCPSGAIPFDDEPQTVVRGFKRWKLNEEKCYQQWASGPTQDGLGCRVCIGVCPYSRKNTWIHAISREMEPRDPTGLVSQGLLAMQKNFFKFHEAEDYRSDWDGGKEASYHNPPWWMRAENFLEIEKDWEYHGME; this is translated from the coding sequence ATGGCAAATGAGCACAACGCATTGGATATCATCAACGACCCGAAAAACCGCGTGACGGACGCCGGCAACGCGGGAGCCGGGGAAAACGGAAACGACGTCGGTGAACCCAGCGGGGAGAACAAGGGGGTCTCCCGACGCAACTTCCTGAAATTCGGCGGCGTGGCAGCGGCAGCGGCCACCATGGCCGGAGCCGCCGGCGCGGGGTTCGCGGTGGGCCGCTCCGACGACGCCTACACAGGGTACGGGCGCACCTTCCAGGGCGGCGACCAGTTCTTCAACCGCGAACCGTTCCGCTGCGATGTCCCGGTGATGATGGAGCCGGTGGGCAAGGTGGTGCGGCCCGAATGGACCGAGTATCTCTTCCTGCGGCTGCGGGCGCTGGTGGACATCATCAAGAGCGGAAAGTGGACCCCGGACATGGGCGTGGAGGCGTTGCCCGGCCCGGTCGGCGACCACTACCGCGCGCGCCCCGGCGAGCTGGAGATCATGCTCGAATCCCTCCAGCGCAACGTCAAGCGCGCCGAAGCGTGGAAGAAGGGGAAGAACAAGCGGTACGCCCTGGCCGGAGCCTACAACATGGCCCTGCGCCTCGGCGGCATGGAGTTGCCCGGCCACGTCCAGCGCATCCCGGAGGACCCGCATGACGAGCACATGCGCACCGGCAAGCCCATTCCGCCCGAGGACTGGGACTACCGGGGCATCTGGCGTGAGAAGCCGATGGAGTTCAAGTCGCCCAAACACGCGTCCGTGCTCATCAAGCGCATGGCGCACCAATTCGGCATGTCCCTGGTGGGCATCACCAAGTTCGACCCGCGCTTCATGTTCAAGGGCGTCATGCGCGGTATGCCCGACAAGGGACACTACACCTGGGGCGACAAGGTGCCCGAACACTGGAAGTCCATCATCATCTTCGGCGTGCCCATGAACTGGGACGGCACATACGCGGCCGTGGGGTATTCCACCTCGTTCGACGCGTACTTCCGCTCTCGCGTGGCGGCAAGCCTCATGGAGCGGTTCATACGCGAACTCGGCTACCCGGCGCGGGCGCAGTTCCCCGGCTCCAACTACGAGATCATGATGAGCCCATATGTCCAGCTCGCCGGTCTCGGCCAGTACAGCCGCGCGGGCGTGGTCATGGTGCCGGAGCTGGGCGCCAACTTCCGCCCGGCCGCCATCGTGACCAACATCGAGTTCGAGTACGACAAGCCCATCGACGTCAAGATGGCCGACTTCTGCAAGAAATGTAAGATCTGCGCCGAGCAATGCCCGTCAGGGGCCATCCCCTTCGACGACGAACCACAGACCGTGGTGCGCGGCTTCAAGCGTTGGAAGCTCAACGAAGAGAAGTGCTACCAGCAGTGGGCCAGCGGTCCCACCCAGGACGGCCTCGGCTGCCGCGTCTGCATCGGCGTCTGCCCGTATTCGCGCAAAAACACCTGGATTCACGCCATCTCGCGCGAGATGGAGCCCCGCGACCCCACGGGACTGGTTTCCCAGGGGTTGCTGGCCATGCAGAAGAACTTCTTCAAGTTCCATGAGGCCGAGGACTACCGCTCCGACTGGGACGGCGGCAAGGAAGCCTCGTACCACAATCCGCCGTGGTGGATGCGGGCCGAAAACTTCCTCGAAATCGAAAAGGATTGGGAATACCACGGGATGGAGTAG
- a CDS encoding tetratricopeptide repeat protein, with product MQTLQSFIGEQRFGEAVQNFKSRRDFAGLAAFLADTLASDDMPTATQAKAYNELGLAELQLEKPAEAARAFHAAIERNPQSVNPRFNLANLALYARNYIRGLELFRKILEIDPAHAGALHHAGLCCAMQDRFEEALPYFERSAEAAPGVMGPDFWAGECLVRLGNFERALPHFRRALEIMPDHTESIRGLAICLYETREYTEALTACDTLIARGGGAEYLALRVKGDVLLALGQGEKAALCHLGMAELDFDAREYLHLRSRDLAEQGSDQAEIYAKTIADHLRGMDADFLELLPEQQ from the coding sequence ATGCAAACACTTCAATCATTTATTGGCGAACAACGATTCGGCGAGGCCGTCCAAAACTTCAAGTCGCGGCGGGACTTCGCCGGACTGGCGGCATTCCTGGCCGACACCCTGGCCTCGGATGACATGCCGACCGCAACGCAGGCCAAGGCATACAACGAGCTTGGCCTGGCCGAGCTGCAACTGGAAAAACCCGCCGAAGCGGCAAGGGCCTTCCACGCCGCCATCGAGCGCAACCCGCAGAGCGTGAATCCGCGCTTCAACCTGGCCAACCTCGCTCTATACGCCCGCAACTATATCCGAGGACTGGAGCTGTTCCGGAAAATTCTCGAAATCGACCCGGCCCATGCGGGCGCGCTGCACCACGCCGGGCTGTGCTGCGCCATGCAGGACCGGTTCGAGGAGGCCCTGCCCTACTTCGAGCGCAGCGCCGAAGCCGCGCCCGGCGTCATGGGGCCGGACTTCTGGGCCGGGGAATGCCTTGTCCGGCTCGGCAACTTCGAACGCGCTCTTCCCCATTTCAGGCGCGCCCTGGAAATCATGCCCGACCACACGGAATCCATCCGGGGGCTGGCCATCTGCCTGTACGAGACCAGGGAATACACGGAGGCGCTGACCGCCTGCGACACGCTCATCGCACGGGGCGGCGGAGCCGAATACCTAGCCCTGCGCGTCAAGGGCGACGTGCTCCTGGCTCTGGGCCAGGGCGAAAAGGCCGCATTGTGCCACCTCGGCATGGCCGAACTCGACTTCGACGCCCGCGAATACCTGCATCTCCGTTCAAGAGACCTTGCCGAACAAGGCAGCGATCAAGCGGAGATATACGCCAAAACCATCGCCGACCATCTCCGGGGGATGGACGCCGATTTTCTCGAACTGCTCCCGGAACAACAATAG
- a CDS encoding sigma-54 interaction domain-containing protein, protein MVWTNSDDLAFLRKTMDCMAGSLNIPEALVNTFGHLQKYFPIDAISLHQYSVPLKSLKLFFLITKGRFHFVETTVPVDEAHIPIQILHQRGLELFKSIPVNRDNAVTYAHSKALESFLPYKDRAYLIAMMQSEGEVIGHLCLMGAHVGCFNEEHLKKLALLVKPFTLVMSNLLKDKRSIYFQEKLYSGGDRPESDAGCFREKRILGEQAGLKATMDTVYQLRGSEIPALILGETGTGKELIADVIQRISPRKDKPFIKVNCGAIPDTLVDSELFGYEKGAFTGATASRPGKFEQAHGGTLFLDEIGELPMSVQVRLLRVLQDNVVVRLGSTRSIAVDVRIIAATNRNLEQMMQEGTFREDLYYRLYVYPVRVPPLRDRPHDLPELIHFFAQRAYAKLGVKGYPVVPTQTLQRMLQYSWPGNVRELENLVKRGVTMNPGAPLLLDKLLPEDEGWYLSPEEEPSYFEKAIDARVQAALDRHLVSMHGVKGETDPCAVAPAETVGMRTLAETVREAILAALERAGGKISGPGGAAELLDVNPSTLRSKMRRLGLLDAPPE, encoded by the coding sequence GTGGTTTGGACCAATTCCGATGATCTCGCCTTTCTCCGCAAGACGATGGACTGCATGGCCGGGAGCCTGAATATCCCGGAGGCCCTGGTGAACACCTTCGGCCACCTGCAAAAGTATTTCCCCATCGACGCTATATCCCTGCATCAGTATTCCGTGCCGTTGAAAAGCCTGAAGCTTTTCTTTCTGATTACCAAGGGCCGGTTCCATTTCGTGGAAACGACGGTCCCCGTGGACGAGGCGCATATTCCCATACAGATACTGCATCAGCGGGGGCTGGAGCTTTTCAAGTCGATTCCGGTGAACCGGGACAATGCGGTGACCTACGCCCACAGCAAGGCGCTCGAATCGTTCCTGCCCTACAAGGACCGGGCCTATCTCATCGCCATGATGCAGTCCGAGGGCGAGGTCATTGGCCACCTGTGCCTGATGGGTGCGCATGTGGGCTGTTTCAACGAGGAACACCTGAAAAAGCTCGCCCTGCTCGTCAAGCCGTTCACCCTGGTCATGTCGAACCTGTTGAAGGACAAGCGGAGCATTTATTTTCAGGAGAAGCTGTATTCGGGGGGAGACCGGCCGGAATCGGACGCGGGCTGTTTCCGGGAGAAGCGCATTCTGGGCGAGCAGGCGGGGCTCAAGGCCACCATGGATACGGTCTATCAACTGCGCGGCAGCGAGATTCCGGCGTTGATTCTCGGGGAGACGGGCACGGGCAAGGAACTCATCGCCGATGTCATTCAACGCATTTCGCCCCGCAAGGACAAGCCGTTCATCAAGGTCAACTGCGGGGCCATACCGGACACGCTCGTGGACAGCGAACTGTTCGGCTATGAGAAGGGCGCGTTCACCGGAGCCACCGCGTCCCGGCCGGGCAAGTTCGAGCAGGCGCACGGCGGCACGCTGTTTCTGGATGAAATAGGCGAATTGCCCATGTCGGTGCAGGTCCGCCTTCTGCGGGTGCTCCAGGACAACGTGGTCGTCCGGTTGGGCAGCACCCGGTCCATTGCGGTGGACGTCCGAATCATCGCGGCCACCAACCGGAACCTTGAGCAGATGATGCAGGAGGGCACGTTCCGGGAGGACCTCTACTACCGTCTGTACGTTTACCCCGTGCGCGTACCGCCGCTCCGGGACCGGCCGCACGATCTGCCGGAGCTGATCCATTTCTTTGCCCAACGCGCGTACGCCAAGCTCGGGGTGAAGGGGTATCCCGTGGTGCCTACCCAGACGCTCCAGCGTATGCTCCAGTACTCTTGGCCCGGGAACGTCCGGGAATTGGAAAACCTGGTCAAGCGCGGCGTGACCATGAACCCGGGCGCTCCCCTGCTTCTGGACAAGCTTCTCCCGGAGGACGAGGGCTGGTACCTCTCCCCGGAAGAGGAGCCGAGCTATTTCGAGAAGGCCATCGACGCCCGGGTGCAGGCCGCATTGGACAGGCATCTCGTTTCGATGCACGGCGTCAAGGGCGAAACCGATCCGTGCGCCGTTGCCCCGGCCGAGACTGTCGGGATGCGTACCCTTGCCGAGACCGTCAGGGAAGCCATCCTCGCGGCGCTTGAACGCGCGGGCGGCAAGATCAGCGGTCCCGGGGGAGCCGCCGAGCTGCTGGATGTCAATCCGAGTACGCTGCGGAGCAAGATGCGCAGGTTGGGGCTGCTGGACGCGCCGCCGGAGTAG
- a CDS encoding histone deacetylase family protein, with product MLKSKNTLGIIFFPAFDWAISPTHPERQERLLYTQDQLREEGLFDIEGISEYKPDVASVEDVERVHFCFPDVPSVATRSHLISAGGAMKAADLIMEGVCERAFAMVRPPGHHAMKVVHGSRGFCTINIEAIMIERIREKYGRKRIAIVDTDCHHGDGTQDIYWHDPDTLFISLHQDGRTLYPGTGFPRDLGGPNAMGRTLNIPLPPGTSDEGFLMAVERVVMPILEDFKPDLIINSAGQDNHYTDPITNMNFSAGGYAAMNDMLKPDIAVLEGGYSIQGALPYINLGICLAMAGVDYSHVREPNYNAERIRQDARTTAYIDELCKQLPKLYFDPPKFVSKDDSRQGVISGDKFIRHKQIYYDTDGINEVQQESVTLCKHCRGLYKVETRADSGPLCLGVEIPIDACPHCRDMGYKAIEDAQVKGAYRYTQLINRLDKEYVRYGF from the coding sequence ATGCTCAAATCCAAGAACACCCTCGGCATCATCTTCTTCCCGGCCTTTGACTGGGCCATCTCGCCGACCCACCCGGAACGGCAGGAGCGGCTGCTCTACACCCAGGACCAACTGCGCGAGGAAGGCCTCTTCGACATCGAAGGCATCAGCGAATACAAACCGGACGTGGCTTCGGTCGAAGACGTCGAGCGAGTCCATTTCTGCTTTCCGGACGTGCCCTCCGTGGCCACGCGCTCCCATCTCATTTCGGCTGGCGGAGCCATGAAGGCCGCCGACCTGATTATGGAGGGCGTCTGCGAACGCGCCTTCGCCATGGTCCGCCCGCCCGGCCACCACGCCATGAAGGTGGTCCACGGCTCGCGGGGCTTCTGCACCATCAACATCGAAGCGATCATGATCGAGCGCATCCGGGAAAAATACGGCCGCAAGCGCATCGCCATCGTGGATACCGACTGCCACCACGGCGACGGCACCCAGGACATCTACTGGCACGACCCGGACACCCTGTTCATCTCGCTGCACCAGGACGGCAGGACCCTCTATCCCGGCACCGGCTTCCCCCGCGATCTGGGCGGACCGAACGCCATGGGCCGCACCCTGAACATCCCCTTGCCTCCCGGCACCTCGGACGAAGGGTTTCTCATGGCCGTCGAGCGCGTGGTCATGCCCATCCTCGAAGACTTCAAGCCCGACCTGATTATCAATTCCGCCGGACAGGACAACCACTACACCGACCCGATCACCAACATGAACTTTTCGGCGGGCGGCTATGCGGCCATGAACGACATGCTCAAGCCGGACATCGCCGTGCTCGAAGGCGGCTACTCCATCCAGGGAGCCCTGCCCTACATCAACCTCGGCATCTGCCTCGCCATGGCCGGAGTGGACTACTCCCACGTGCGCGAGCCCAACTACAACGCCGAGCGCATCCGCCAGGACGCCCGCACCACCGCCTACATCGACGAACTCTGCAAGCAGCTCCCGAAGCTCTACTTCGATCCGCCAAAATTCGTCTCCAAGGACGACAGCCGCCAGGGCGTCATCTCCGGCGACAAGTTCATCCGCCACAAGCAGATCTATTACGACACCGACGGCATCAACGAAGTCCAGCAGGAGTCCGTTACCCTGTGCAAGCACTGCCGGGGCCTCTACAAGGTCGAAACCCGCGCCGACTCCGGCCCGCTGTGCCTCGGCGTCGAAATTCCCATCGACGCCTGCCCGCACTGCCGGGACATGGGCTACAAGGCCATCGAGGACGCCCAGGTCAAGGGCGCCTACCGATACACCCAGCTCATCAACCGGCTGGACAAGGAATACGTCCGGTACGGATTCTAA
- a CDS encoding hydantoinase/oxoprolinase family protein, whose amino-acid sequence MLLGIDVGGTHTDAVAIDLTDVPSVAASCKVPTRHDDLLSSVTEALAAILGQVDKDAVTQLNLSTTLSTNAIVQNKTEDVGVIVSSGPGIDPHNFMPCKDFHVIEGSIDHRGNEVRALSTRQLAEAVDRCRENGVRVFAAVSKFSTRNPRHENLIRRTVCNCKSVDICEHADFVTLGHQLGGALNFPRRVATAYFNCAVWRIYNEFASAVENALADMGLAKVKVNILKADGGTMPLPQSRTMPVQSIFSGPAASVMGIIALTDIFHDSIILDIGGTTTDIAVFADGAPLIEREGIDIGSHPTLVSALKVHSIGIGGDSAISVAGKDVRVGPNRLGPSVCLGGEHVTLTDALNCKGACAVGDVQASRAAMEAYASARGLSVEKLAGDAVMYAAKTIQNATRDLVEEINSKPVYTIHELLEGKKIVPKKVYLMGGPAEALKDELRDCFQLSTEVPANFDVANAIGAALTRTTWELELFADTQRHVLFIPTLSYRENVPSSYDLEDAKRDAVNQLTMQLDSMGVFLKTEDAQITHASSFNMVEGYDQVGRNIRVKCQVRPGVIKTFGEGR is encoded by the coding sequence ATGTTATTAGGAATCGACGTGGGCGGCACCCACACGGATGCGGTCGCCATCGACCTTACGGACGTCCCTTCGGTGGCCGCCTCATGCAAAGTGCCCACCCGGCATGACGACCTGCTCTCCTCGGTCACCGAGGCCCTGGCCGCCATCCTCGGCCAGGTGGACAAGGACGCGGTTACCCAGCTCAATCTGTCCACCACCCTGTCCACCAACGCCATCGTCCAGAACAAGACCGAGGACGTGGGCGTCATAGTCTCGTCGGGGCCGGGCATAGACCCGCACAATTTCATGCCCTGCAAGGATTTTCACGTCATCGAGGGGTCCATCGACCACCGGGGCAACGAGGTCCGCGCGCTGTCCACGCGCCAGCTCGCCGAGGCCGTCGACCGCTGCCGCGAAAACGGCGTGCGCGTCTTCGCCGCGGTATCCAAGTTCTCCACCCGCAACCCGCGCCACGAGAACCTTATCCGGCGCACGGTCTGCAACTGCAAGAGCGTGGACATCTGCGAACACGCCGACTTCGTCACCCTGGGGCACCAGCTCGGCGGCGCGCTGAATTTCCCGCGCCGCGTGGCGACCGCCTACTTCAACTGCGCGGTCTGGCGGATCTACAACGAGTTCGCCTCCGCCGTGGAAAACGCCCTGGCCGACATGGGCCTGGCCAAGGTCAAGGTCAACATCCTCAAGGCCGACGGCGGGACCATGCCCCTGCCCCAGTCCCGGACCATGCCCGTACAGTCCATTTTTTCCGGTCCGGCCGCCTCGGTCATGGGCATCATCGCCCTGACCGACATCTTCCACGACTCGATCATCCTCGACATCGGCGGCACCACCACAGACATCGCGGTCTTTGCCGACGGCGCGCCGCTCATCGAGCGCGAGGGCATCGACATCGGCTCCCACCCCACCCTGGTCTCCGCGCTGAAGGTCCACTCCATCGGCATCGGCGGCGATTCGGCCATTTCCGTGGCCGGAAAGGACGTCCGCGTCGGTCCCAACCGGCTCGGCCCATCCGTCTGTCTGGGCGGAGAACACGTCACCCTGACCGACGCCCTGAACTGCAAGGGCGCTTGCGCCGTGGGCGACGTCCAGGCTTCCCGAGCCGCCATGGAAGCTTACGCCTCGGCCCGCGGCCTGAGCGTCGAAAAACTCGCCGGAGACGCCGTGATGTACGCGGCCAAGACGATCCAGAACGCCACCCGCGACCTGGTGGAGGAGATCAACTCCAAGCCCGTCTACACCATCCACGAGCTTCTCGAAGGCAAGAAGATCGTGCCCAAAAAGGTCTACCTCATGGGCGGACCGGCCGAAGCCCTCAAGGACGAACTCCGCGACTGCTTCCAGCTCTCCACCGAAGTGCCTGCCAACTTCGACGTGGCCAACGCCATCGGCGCGGCCCTCACGCGGACCACCTGGGAACTGGAGCTCTTCGCGGACACCCAGCGGCACGTCCTGTTCATCCCCACCCTTTCGTACAGGGAAAACGTTCCCTCCAGCTACGACCTGGAGGACGCCAAACGCGACGCCGTCAACCAACTCACCATGCAGCTCGACTCCATGGGCGTGTTCCTCAAGACCGAGGACGCCCAGATCACCCACGCGTCAAGCTTCAACATGGTCGAAGGCTACGACCAGGTGGGCCGGAACATCCGCGTCAAGTGCCAGGTCCGTCCCGGCGTAATCAAGACTTTCGGGGAGGGGCGCTAA
- a CDS encoding NmrA family NAD(P)-binding protein: protein MSRIFIAGAAGNLGSALIDTLADKSEIVAGVRSPEQGGLLAEKGVEARVFDFGDKDSMVAAMAGCDRMFLVIPMQEKLARFGRLAVDAAKEAGIGYIVRSSRYGASSDAHWRLGREQGMVDQFVEDSKIPFTVLRPNTFMQNFSTFLAPMVKSGTIALPEEDYKVSYIDVRDVAACAARLFRDNEGFTGGFYAMTGPEGLTLADVASTIAKAAGIKVEYVPADEDAYIGSLDAAGVPEWNRNMLVSLSRVVKLGMMGNVTQAVEYLTGVPARPFAAFAEERADAWR from the coding sequence ATGAGCAGGATATTCATAGCCGGCGCTGCCGGGAATCTCGGTTCGGCGCTTATCGATACACTTGCCGACAAGTCCGAAATCGTGGCCGGGGTGCGCTCCCCGGAACAGGGCGGACTTCTGGCCGAAAAGGGCGTGGAGGCGAGGGTGTTCGACTTCGGGGACAAGGATTCCATGGTCGCGGCCATGGCCGGGTGCGACCGCATGTTCCTGGTCATTCCCATGCAGGAGAAGCTGGCCCGGTTCGGACGGTTGGCCGTGGACGCGGCCAAGGAGGCGGGCATCGGCTATATCGTCCGGTCCAGCCGGTACGGCGCGTCCTCCGACGCCCACTGGCGGCTGGGACGGGAGCAGGGCATGGTGGACCAGTTCGTGGAGGACTCCAAGATTCCTTTCACTGTCCTGCGCCCCAACACTTTCATGCAGAATTTCAGCACGTTCCTCGCCCCCATGGTCAAGTCCGGGACCATCGCCCTGCCCGAGGAGGACTACAAGGTCAGCTACATCGACGTGCGCGACGTGGCGGCCTGTGCGGCCCGGTTGTTCCGGGACAACGAGGGATTCACGGGCGGTTTCTACGCCATGACCGGCCCCGAGGGACTGACCCTGGCGGACGTGGCTTCGACCATCGCGAAAGCGGCCGGAATCAAGGTGGAATACGTCCCGGCCGACGAGGACGCGTATATCGGGAGCCTTGATGCGGCGGGCGTGCCCGAATGGAACCGGAACATGCTGGTCAGCCTGAGCCGGGTGGTGAAGCTTGGCATGATGGGCAACGTGACCCAGGCCGTGGAATATCTGACCGGCGTTCCGGCGAGGCCCTTCGCGGCTTTTGCCGAAGAGCGCGCTGACGCCTGGAGATAG
- a CDS encoding HD-GYP domain-containing protein: MTGRKGREELLRIIRTISAGGSANGIHALTGPEYDPDIQELAEAVAVMLAKIEAREDRLEQLLAKIRRDTVNTITAVAHALGARDAYTEGHGERVGIYARRLAQRLGLPPDEVERIRIAGTLHDIGKIGFSDRIFSGEDTPLTREMVDEIHRHPEWGRDILKNLDFLGPALEYVYAHHELMDGSGYPRGLAGEAIPLGARILCVVDYFDAMTTDRPYQRGRSAEDAFGILRSLAGATLDAALVEAFIREVEEGGMAGDRHGD; this comes from the coding sequence ATGACCGGGCGCAAGGGGCGGGAGGAGCTGCTTCGGATCATCCGGACCATCTCGGCGGGTGGTTCGGCGAACGGAATCCACGCCCTGACCGGCCCGGAGTACGACCCGGATATCCAGGAGCTGGCCGAGGCCGTGGCCGTGATGCTGGCCAAGATCGAGGCCAGGGAGGACCGGCTGGAGCAGCTCCTGGCCAAGATTCGGCGCGACACCGTGAACACCATCACGGCGGTGGCGCACGCCCTGGGCGCGCGTGACGCCTACACCGAGGGCCATGGCGAGCGCGTGGGAATCTACGCCCGGCGGCTGGCCCAGCGGCTTGGGCTGCCCCCCGACGAGGTGGAGCGCATCCGCATTGCCGGGACGCTGCACGACATAGGCAAGATCGGCTTCAGCGACCGGATATTTTCCGGGGAAGACACGCCCCTGACCAGGGAGATGGTTGATGAAATCCATCGCCACCCTGAGTGGGGCCGCGACATTCTCAAGAATCTCGATTTCCTCGGCCCGGCCCTGGAATACGTCTATGCGCATCACGAACTCATGGACGGGTCGGGCTATCCGCGCGGGTTGGCGGGGGAGGCCATCCCCCTGGGCGCGCGCATCCTCTGCGTGGTCGACTATTTCGACGCCATGACCACGGACCGTCCCTATCAGCGGGGCCGCTCGGCCGAGGACGCGTTCGGCATCCTTCGCAGCCTGGCCGGGGCCACTTTGGACGCGGCTTTGGTGGAGGCCTTCATTCGTGAAGTCGAGGAGGGCGGCATGGCAGGGGACCGGCACGGGGATTGA